One segment of Meriones unguiculatus strain TT.TT164.6M chromosome X, Bangor_MerUng_6.1, whole genome shotgun sequence DNA contains the following:
- the LOC132649893 gene encoding endogenous retrovirus group K member 7 Gag polyprotein-like — translation MGHSLSKEASFIKDLKASLRERGIRVKKKDLINFFIYIDKACPWFMLDGPTIHPKKWQKVGRELNQKLTEEGDQSLSPTVFSFWGIIRDIVEDADNDAGKRQLLSVAEYCLSSSKQNSPAASRPPSRASDSFSLANASPLPSLPRLYPPLPTADVPPPYSGTPNHKESLKSLGPPVSSVQDPKPLDPGDAAMLEDEAARYHNGDDPPLASAPPPSILPYTAYRYLSETRSRLSAKVHDMTEILHLQQQLSRLTTRCSALPTPNPASAIPEHSPSNSSLINPVFPLSTLSQLTFPVTTRSQASRISGPSQSTPTRPDHVSIRILDDEASDEQNSKSESDGEEGPQAPNSSSAPASSSAKARTKSSSEEPGDFHPLRFKKLEKLNSAVRTYGPNAPFTISLLESMAGGGFLTPSEWLTVVQSVLTRGQFLSWQADWYDRCRNLTNNNLKNPDKASAKWTFNKLTGQEKYAPEQAQRAFPVGLLAQAHGAALAAWLAIPVKGSVLSPLTKIIQGNNEDYSEFVGRLLEAAERSLGSDKIEQKESKLLKRLAFENANSACKAALRGKYKDKDLPEMIRICSDVDTFTHKMSQAISLVMGAAQGPSSKFPCFKCGQVGHFARQCPQQNSSPSGQNGGLPRPLPTTVCPRCRRGKHWAAACRSQTDAAGNPLPPPQGNMRRGQPRVPQPINFMPASGVSQPCHNQTLMQPVPDQQPAFAGPLQERRIGPLCLHRLNSNP, via the coding sequence ATGGGGCATTCTTTGTCTAAGGAGGCGTCCTTCATTAAGGATCTTAAAGCCTCCCTTCGAGAGAGAGGAATTAGGGTCAAGaaaaaagatttaataaatttctttatttacattgACAAGGCCTGTCCTTGGTTTATGTTGGATGGCCCTACCATTCATCCCAAAAAATGGCAAAAGGTAGGACGTGAGCTCAATCAAAAATTAACTGAGGAAGGAGATCAATCACTCTCCCCTACAGTCTTTTCCTTTTGGGGCATTATAAGAGATATTGTTGAGGATGCCGACAATGATGCTGGCAAACGACAGTTACTTTCGGTTGCTGAATATTGTCTTTCTTCATCCAAGCAAAATTCACCTGCCGCTTCTCGTCCTCCCTCTCGTGcttctgattccttctctttGGCTAATGCCTCTCCTCTTCCTAGCCTCCCTCGACTTTACCCGCCTCTTCCCACTGCTGATGTCCCACCACCATACTCTGGGACGCCTAAtcacaaagaatctttaaaatcccTCGGCCCACCCGTCTCTTCTGTACAAGATCCTAAACCCCTAGATCCTGGAGATGCCGCTATGCTCGAGGACGAGGCCGCTCGATATCATAATGGTGATGACCCTCCACTCGCCTCCGCACCTCCACCTTCCATCCTTCCCTACACTGCCTACAGATACCTCTCCGAGACCCGGTCTCGTCTTTCTGCCAAAGTCCATGACATGACCGAGATCCTCCATCTCCAACAACAACTTTCGCGACTTACAACTCGCTGCTCTGCCCTCCCTACACCCAATCCTGCCTCCGCTATTCCTGAGCATTCTCCATCCAACTCTTCGCTCATAAATCCGGTTTTTCCTCTGTCCACCCTGTCTCAACTTACTTTTCCTGTTACTACTCGCTCGCAGGCAAGCCGTATTTCTGGCCCTTCTCAATCCACGCCTACTCGCCCTGATCATGTTAGCATTAGAATCCTTGACGATGAGGCCTCCGATGAACAAAATAGCAAAAGTGAAAGTGACGGCGAGGAGGGGCCCCAGGCTCCCAACTCCTCTAGCGCCCCTGCTAGTTCTTCCGCTAAAGCCAGAACAAAATCCTCCTCCGAGGAGCCTGGTGACTTCCATCCCCTTCGcttcaaaaaattagaaaaacttaaCTCAGCCGTCCGCACCTATGGCCCTAATGCTCCTTTTACTATTTCCCTCCTTGAAAGTATGGCTGGGGGCGGATTCCTGACACCCAGTGAGTGGCTTACTGTTGTCCAATCGGTTCTCACAAGAGGCCAATTTCTCTCATGGCAGGCTGACTGGTATGACCGCTGCCGCAATCTGactaataacaatttaaaaaatcctgACAAAGCCTCAGCAAAATGGACATTTAATAAATTAACAGGACAGGAAAAATATGCTCCAGAACAAGCACAGCGTGCTTTTCCTGTCGGGCTCTTAGCTCAAGCCCATGGGGCTGCCCTTGCCGCGTGGCTGGCAATTCCAGTTAAGGGGTCTGTTCTTTCACCCTTAACAAAGATTATCCAAGGCAATAATGAGGACTATTCAGAATTTGTGGGGCGCCTCCTTGAGGCGGCAGAGCGATCATTGGGATCcgataaaatagaacaaaaagaaagtaaactccTTAAACGGCTGGCCTTCGAAAATGCTAACTCTGCCTGTAAGGCAGCCCTGCGGGGCAAATATAAAGATAAGGACCTTCCTGAGATGATCCGTATCTGCTCAGATGTTGACACCTTTACTCATAAGATGTCTCAGGCCATAAGTCTAGTCATGGGAGCCGCACAAGGCCCCAGTTCAAAATTCCCTTGTTTTAAATGtggacaagtgggacattttgcaCGACAATGCCCTCAACAAAATTCTTCCCCTTCGGGACAAAATGGAGGGCTTCCTCGTCCTTTGCCCACTACTGTTTGTCCACGTTGTCGGCGGGGCAAACATTGGGCCGCTGCCTGCCGCTCCCAAACGGATGCTGCGGGaaatcctctccctcccccacagggAAACATGAGGAGGGGCCAGCCCCGGGTCCCTCAGCCTATCAACTTCATGCCGGCCTCGGGGGTAAGCCAGCCATGCCACAATCAGACCCTAATGCAGCCAGTGCCAGACCAACAGCCTGCCTTCGCAGGGCCACTCCAGGAGCGCAGGATTGGACCTCTGTGCCTCCACCGACTCAATTCTAACCCCTGA